One Campylobacter lari DNA segment encodes these proteins:
- a CDS encoding UPF0323 family lipoprotein, which translates to MKHIKTILKLSMISGIAAISAGALSACSSNASDSNNALSQAANTQGAFVIIEETAPNQYKIKDQFPSDETRVVLKQLDGTERVLSKEEMDKLIQEEAAKIDNGTSNLTNPNNAQMSSGGLSLGETLLASAAGAILGSWIGSKLFNNQNFANQQRGAFSNQSAYQRSVNSFNKASTSATSGSSAKKSGFFGGGSKATSSSSSSFGS; encoded by the coding sequence ATGAAACACATTAAAACTATACTTAAGCTTAGTATGATAAGTGGTATTGCTGCTATAAGCGCAGGTGCTTTAAGTGCATGTAGTAGCAATGCAAGTGATTCTAATAATGCGTTAAGCCAAGCAGCAAATACTCAAGGTGCTTTTGTTATCATCGAAGAAACTGCTCCAAATCAATACAAAATCAAAGATCAATTTCCAAGTGATGAAACTAGGGTGGTTTTAAAACAACTTGATGGAACTGAAAGAGTTTTAAGTAAAGAAGAAATGGATAAGCTAATCCAAGAAGAAGCTGCTAAAATAGACAATGGTACTTCAAATTTAACAAATCCAAATAACGCTCAAATGAGCAGCGGAGGACTTTCTTTAGGTGAGACATTGCTTGCAAGTGCAGCTGGTGCTATACTTGGTAGTTGGATAGGCTCTAAGCTTTTTAATAATCAAAATTTTGCAAATCAACAAAGGGGAGCATTTTCAAATCAAAGTGCTTACCAAAGAAGTGTAAATAGTTTTAATAAAGCAAGCACAAGTGCCACTTCAGGCTCAAGTGCGAAAAAATCAGGCTTTTTTGGCGGTGGTTCTAAAGCTACTTCGAGTTCTTCTAGTTCTTTTGGCTCTTAA
- a CDS encoding LysE family transporter — protein sequence MFLWILIIHFFGLILPGPDFFLVSSYALREGIKSALKASLGVSLAMSLWIIFSILGLSVIFHQFPFLQIALSSFGACYLLYLAYRIYKNAKIGNIKVQKTHISAFLSGMITNLSNPKVIFYFASVFASFDFTQMRWMLIVLIFVLILETIIYFSLVSLLFSKPFMVRIYQKNLKLIDYLSAFIFFVFAMSILSSNLMTMIN from the coding sequence ATGTTTCTTTGGATTTTAATCATTCATTTTTTTGGACTTATTTTACCAGGACCTGATTTTTTCTTAGTAAGTTCTTATGCTTTAAGAGAAGGTATTAAAAGTGCTTTAAAAGCTAGCTTGGGCGTGAGTTTGGCTATGAGTTTGTGGATTATATTTTCTATACTTGGTTTGAGTGTGATTTTTCATCAATTTCCATTTTTGCAGATTGCTTTATCAAGTTTTGGGGCTTGTTATCTTTTGTATTTAGCTTATAGAATTTACAAAAATGCAAAAATAGGTAATATAAAAGTTCAAAAAACTCACATATCTGCATTTTTAAGCGGGATGATTACAAATTTATCTAATCCAAAAGTTATTTTTTATTTTGCTAGTGTTTTTGCAAGTTTTGATTTTACCCAAATGCGGTGGATGTTGATAGTTTTAATTTTTGTTTTGATCTTAGAAACTATAATTTACTTTTCTTTAGTTTCTTTACTATTTTCAAAACCTTTCATGGTAAGAATTTATCAAAAGAATTTAAAACTCATTGATTATTTAAGTGCTTTTATATTTTTTGTTTTTGCTATGTCTATTTTAAGTAGTAATTTAATGACTATGATAAATTAA
- the rpsU gene encoding 30S ribosomal protein S21, with product MPGIKVHPNESFDEAYRKFKKQVDRNLVVTEVRARRFFEPMTEIRKKQKISARKKMLKRLYMLRRYESRL from the coding sequence GTGCCAGGAATTAAGGTACATCCTAATGAGTCTTTTGATGAAGCATATAGAAAATTCAAAAAACAAGTAGATAGAAATCTAGTTGTTACTGAAGTTCGCGCAAGAAGATTTTTTGAGCCTATGACTGAAATTCGCAAAAAACAAAAAATTTCAGCACGCAAAAAAATGCTTAAAAGACTTTATATGCTTAGACGCTACGAGTCAAGACTCTAA